One window of the Lacerta agilis isolate rLacAgi1 chromosome 17, rLacAgi1.pri, whole genome shotgun sequence genome contains the following:
- the BBS1 gene encoding Bardet-Biedl syndrome 1 protein isoform X1: MAAATLPSSSSGAAGDGIQANSKWLDAHYDPVASLYTFSSCVTLADLHGDGDCKLVVGDLGPTGHEMKLKVYHGMDLLSENVLLDLPTSVAAFLMERHELCVPAVGVAAGPYIYVYKNMRPYFRYALPPLEVNSTEKDVWEQAKEDKVDLLSMKETLEMIRENADRENTEPPLSVQSLRFLALDPPEMESFVNQYKMQPLKRQSLITCMTTLKKSVADEGSISCLVLGTENSDIIILDPEPFSMLVQTKVPSVPAFLDVTGQYDVEYRLIVACRNGCIYILRRNSKRPKYCIELSSQAVGLSWVQKNIVVACSDETLQSFTQKGKKLWVIPLPATPITLSLIDEKFQSFHAVLVALANMEVHIYQDKNLVNIIQTQDVVSSICFGRYGREDNTLVMTTKGGGLIIKILKRTATFDKRDAVVGAPVAQSIKLNVPKKTKLYVDQTLRERESGVAMHRVFQTDLSRIRLMAARAYAQALQCNMTPVSESAQEQLKMNAVVQGMGPTFKLTLNLQNMSDTRAVANLLISFLYDENLYSIEHPFFKTPMLVPGLNYPLATFVECLSEQGTSDIIKVFVLHEGEPEPLLTAHINMPVSEGLAAV, from the exons ATGGCGGCCGCGACGCTGCCTTCGTCGTCCTCGGGAGCAGCTGGCGACGG CATTCAAGCCAATTCCAAATGGCTGGACGCCCACTACGACCCGGTGGCCAGCCTCTACACATTTTCCTCTTGCGTCA CCCTGGCTGACCTGCATGGTGATGGAGACTGTAAG ctGGTGGTGGGCGACCTGGGCCCTACAGGTCACGAGATGAAGCTGAAGGTGTACCACGGCATGGACCTCCTGAGCGAGAATGTCTTGTTGGACTTGCCCACAAGCGTGGCTGCCTTCCTGATGGAGCGTCATGAACTGTGTGTTCCTGCTGTGGGGGTGGCTGCCGGTCCCTACATCTACGTGTACAAGAACATGCGCCCCTACTTCCGCTATGCTCTGCCCCCCTTGGAAGTCAACTCCACAGAGAAGGATGTCTGGGAGCAGGCAAaggag GACAAGGTTGACCTCCTGTCAATGAAGGAGACACTGGAGATGATCCG GGAAAACGCGGACAGAGAAAATACGGAGCCGCCCTTGTCAGTGCAGTCCTTGAG GTTCCTGGCCCTTGACCCTCCTGAGATGGAGTCCTTTGTGAACCAGTATAAAATGCAGCCGCTCAAGCGCCAG TCACTGATTACCTGCATGACTACCCTGAAGAAGAGCGTGGCAGACGAGGGCTCTATCAGCTGCCTGGTGCTTGGGACGGAGAACAGCGACATCATCATCTTGGACCCTGAGCCCTTCAGTATGCTGGTGCAG ACAAAGGTACCAAGCGTGCCAGCCTTCCTGGATGTCACTGGGCAGTACGATGTGGAGTATCGGCTCATTGTGGCCTGCCGTAATGGGTGCATCTACATCCTCcgcag GAACTCCAAGCGACCCAAATACTGCATTGAGCTGAGTTCTCAAGCCGTGGGCTTGTCCTGGGTCCAAAAGAACATTGTGGTGGCCTGCTCCGACGAAACCCTTCAAAGCTTTACTCAGAAG gggaagaagctcTGGGTGATCCCATTGCCAGCCACCCCCATCACTTTGAGTCTCATAGATGAGAAGTTTCAGAGCTTCCATGCTGTGCTGGTTGCCTTGGCCAATATGGAGGTGCACATATACCAGGACAAGAACCTTGTGAACATCATCCAAACGCAG GACGTTGTCAGCAGCATCTGCTTTGGCCGCTATGGGAGGGAAGATAACACGCTTGTCATGACCACCAAAG GCGGGGGCCTGATCATCAAGATCCTAAAACGCACCGCCACGTTTGACAAGCGCGACGCGGTTGTGGGAGCCCCCGTCGCCCAGAGCATCAAGCTCAACGTGCCCAAAAAGACAAAGCTGTACGTGGACCAGACGCTGCGGGAGCGAGAGAGTGGCGTGG CCATGCACCGGGTGTTTCAGACGGACCTGAGCCGCATCCGACTCATGGCGGCCCGAGCCTACGCCCAAGCGCTGCAGTGCAACATGACGCCTGTCTCCGAGTCGGCGCAGGAGCAGCTGAAGATGAACGCTGTg GTCCAGGGCATGGGCCCCACCTTCAAGTTGACCCTTAACCTCCAGAACATGTCAGATACCCGTGCAGTCGCCAACCTTCTCATCAGCTTCCTGTATGATGAAAATCTCTATTCCATAGAGCATCCTTTCTTTAAG ACTCCCATGTTGGTTCCAGGATTGAATTACCCTCTGGCCACCTTTGTGGAGTGTCTGAGCGAACAAGGGACCTCAGATATTATTAAG GTGTTCGTGTTGCACGAGGGGGAGCCTGAGCCGCTGCTGACGGCGCACATCAACATGCCTGTCAGCGAAGGCCTGGCGGCCGTGTGA
- the BBS1 gene encoding Bardet-Biedl syndrome 1 protein isoform X2 has translation MKLKVYHGMDLLSENVLLDLPTSVAAFLMERHELCVPAVGVAAGPYIYVYKNMRPYFRYALPPLEVNSTEKDVWEQAKEDKVDLLSMKETLEMIRENADRENTEPPLSVQSLRFLALDPPEMESFVNQYKMQPLKRQSLITCMTTLKKSVADEGSISCLVLGTENSDIIILDPEPFSMLVQTKVPSVPAFLDVTGQYDVEYRLIVACRNGCIYILRRNSKRPKYCIELSSQAVGLSWVQKNIVVACSDETLQSFTQKGKKLWVIPLPATPITLSLIDEKFQSFHAVLVALANMEVHIYQDKNLVNIIQTQDVVSSICFGRYGREDNTLVMTTKGGGLIIKILKRTATFDKRDAVVGAPVAQSIKLNVPKKTKLYVDQTLRERESGVAMHRVFQTDLSRIRLMAARAYAQALQCNMTPVSESAQEQLKMNAVVQGMGPTFKLTLNLQNMSDTRAVANLLISFLYDENLYSIEHPFFKTPMLVPGLNYPLATFVECLSEQGTSDIIKVFVLHEGEPEPLLTAHINMPVSEGLAAV, from the exons ATGAAGCTGAAGGTGTACCACGGCATGGACCTCCTGAGCGAGAATGTCTTGTTGGACTTGCCCACAAGCGTGGCTGCCTTCCTGATGGAGCGTCATGAACTGTGTGTTCCTGCTGTGGGGGTGGCTGCCGGTCCCTACATCTACGTGTACAAGAACATGCGCCCCTACTTCCGCTATGCTCTGCCCCCCTTGGAAGTCAACTCCACAGAGAAGGATGTCTGGGAGCAGGCAAaggag GACAAGGTTGACCTCCTGTCAATGAAGGAGACACTGGAGATGATCCG GGAAAACGCGGACAGAGAAAATACGGAGCCGCCCTTGTCAGTGCAGTCCTTGAG GTTCCTGGCCCTTGACCCTCCTGAGATGGAGTCCTTTGTGAACCAGTATAAAATGCAGCCGCTCAAGCGCCAG TCACTGATTACCTGCATGACTACCCTGAAGAAGAGCGTGGCAGACGAGGGCTCTATCAGCTGCCTGGTGCTTGGGACGGAGAACAGCGACATCATCATCTTGGACCCTGAGCCCTTCAGTATGCTGGTGCAG ACAAAGGTACCAAGCGTGCCAGCCTTCCTGGATGTCACTGGGCAGTACGATGTGGAGTATCGGCTCATTGTGGCCTGCCGTAATGGGTGCATCTACATCCTCcgcag GAACTCCAAGCGACCCAAATACTGCATTGAGCTGAGTTCTCAAGCCGTGGGCTTGTCCTGGGTCCAAAAGAACATTGTGGTGGCCTGCTCCGACGAAACCCTTCAAAGCTTTACTCAGAAG gggaagaagctcTGGGTGATCCCATTGCCAGCCACCCCCATCACTTTGAGTCTCATAGATGAGAAGTTTCAGAGCTTCCATGCTGTGCTGGTTGCCTTGGCCAATATGGAGGTGCACATATACCAGGACAAGAACCTTGTGAACATCATCCAAACGCAG GACGTTGTCAGCAGCATCTGCTTTGGCCGCTATGGGAGGGAAGATAACACGCTTGTCATGACCACCAAAG GCGGGGGCCTGATCATCAAGATCCTAAAACGCACCGCCACGTTTGACAAGCGCGACGCGGTTGTGGGAGCCCCCGTCGCCCAGAGCATCAAGCTCAACGTGCCCAAAAAGACAAAGCTGTACGTGGACCAGACGCTGCGGGAGCGAGAGAGTGGCGTGG CCATGCACCGGGTGTTTCAGACGGACCTGAGCCGCATCCGACTCATGGCGGCCCGAGCCTACGCCCAAGCGCTGCAGTGCAACATGACGCCTGTCTCCGAGTCGGCGCAGGAGCAGCTGAAGATGAACGCTGTg GTCCAGGGCATGGGCCCCACCTTCAAGTTGACCCTTAACCTCCAGAACATGTCAGATACCCGTGCAGTCGCCAACCTTCTCATCAGCTTCCTGTATGATGAAAATCTCTATTCCATAGAGCATCCTTTCTTTAAG ACTCCCATGTTGGTTCCAGGATTGAATTACCCTCTGGCCACCTTTGTGGAGTGTCTGAGCGAACAAGGGACCTCAGATATTATTAAG GTGTTCGTGTTGCACGAGGGGGAGCCTGAGCCGCTGCTGACGGCGCACATCAACATGCCTGTCAGCGAAGGCCTGGCGGCCGTGTGA